In Abyssibacter profundi, a single window of DNA contains:
- a CDS encoding EAL domain-containing protein has product MAKQQNGIDENDQGSTTPDYPVMIGVVASAGGLAALKALCGELDQLVGASVMITQHVSPTHHSQLPELLAACTECKVETAKTGMRPAAGTIYVVPPDRDAVFQSGVIRLRKPDPDTSAHPSGDRLLVSIAASCDERCVAVILSGTGQDGSTGAKAVKAAGGVVLVQDPDTAQYDGMPRAAIRTGCADSVSTPAEIGRRLDTIGRSTGGLFLHELPNRDLDDDYTRVCRIVRRKTGLRLDNYKRGTVLRRIRRRIGMSSAASLDDYCDLLDNDEGEARQLASDVLIPVTAFFRDTGAFKAMAKAVKEVMTDRPSTDMVRCWVAGCATGEEAYSLAILLAEARRGQPDAPDFMIFVSDLKREVVDVARRGIYPAAALEPIPKELRDRYFEHVSDEYHASKLLRRRMVFATQNLIDDPPFSRMDMITCRNVMIYFSPESQRRVLGIFHYALNKDGILFLGKSETPDKYGELYSAIDARARIYRRVEGARAEDAQLRSAFDPTPRTPATKRQRVDSQAEALTNAVHSAAVKLFAPPSVVIDDANRPVHVIGDVSPFVGLPSGPTQWSVFDLLAAPILAEVRAMVFRCRSEGSSVEGGTYTIEKDNQMIAFSPSVHQTTINDVRYVIIAFHIREDEAYGAGRGDDDTGNAIANELERELATTRLHLQTVLEEVESANEELQSLNEELQSSNEELQSTNEELQTSNEEMQSTNEELMTVNDELAVKSDELAGTARDLEIIKETLNFPLIVLDENQRIRRYNSAASTVLELGSIKESANIRSAGWTVQFKQLGAGLAKLTGDEDEASVTLESDDGRTWRVHSSRYKDSEKTFGGHVITFMEISEERRTARALADREAYYRVAFEHSAVAMIITEANGTIRSANAALTALVGRDMDSLIGQPLNTLFTSRQKKGIEGALKSLRGNDSDAARLEAELVTADQSRWVSITMAATTELEDTAPYVIAQVVDIHTAKHRERKLSEEFTRLRLISELSRLVATDTAPADVIQQAVASLSVVFDDCRVAYAAVTPHYAAVTARARPEGTEPTQVTTIHGNERDKFAHQAMVRARTPAAWEATPLPWELLIPQQTLATTLDVPVVVHEELLGVLSLQSEASREWTQFEYSTLSGVADLLSLAYRNEQDDKHRASLVQALSDEKERVEVTLRSIGDGVITTDLEGRVEYMNPTAEDLIGTALTKAQGKSLFNVYRVVRSTDQRPLPNPIELCLRTKSLVEDADPDATLVSESGLRIPIDHSAAPIQDSQGEMTGAVLVFRDVSDERMLARELSYKATHDALTGLVNRTEFERRLHQLILGAGRHEEQHVMCFVDLDRFKVINDTCGHAAGDELLKQLSELLGQKLRRSDMLARLGGDEFGILLEHCTVERAEHIASEAIAALNELDFKWHGRSFQVGASIGIVTIDQSSASIPTVMSQADAACYAAKQRGRNQVCVYSGEDMSHGQRHDETDLLPQITNALEQDTFVFYFEPVILSEQRGSDEPFYLELTLRMPVDDGAPPMVASEFLPAAERYFLMTAIDRWVVHHALRQLAALNSESIRIGINLSGQSLGDATFTAYVLDEIEQAGINPAQLLFEITESAAVSYIAEAVHFIKSLRKLGCRFALDDFGTGMSSFAYLRDLPVDLLKVDKRFVQASPDSPVDRALIEAQVNIAKELGIETIAEGVETQEQSSTLRELGVVYQQGFLHADPKPLKDL; this is encoded by the coding sequence GTGGCTAAACAACAGAACGGAATCGACGAGAACGACCAGGGCAGCACCACGCCCGATTACCCGGTCATGATTGGCGTGGTGGCTTCTGCCGGCGGTCTGGCGGCCCTCAAGGCCTTATGTGGCGAGCTGGATCAATTGGTCGGCGCGTCCGTGATGATCACGCAGCACGTCTCGCCGACCCATCATAGCCAGCTCCCCGAGCTGCTTGCGGCCTGTACGGAATGCAAGGTCGAAACGGCCAAGACGGGCATGCGCCCGGCGGCCGGCACAATCTATGTCGTGCCACCTGATCGCGATGCTGTCTTTCAAAGTGGCGTCATCCGATTGCGCAAGCCTGACCCGGATACCAGTGCGCATCCCTCCGGCGACCGGCTCCTCGTCTCAATCGCGGCCAGCTGCGATGAACGCTGTGTCGCGGTCATCCTTTCCGGCACCGGGCAGGACGGCAGCACGGGCGCCAAGGCGGTCAAGGCTGCAGGCGGTGTGGTGCTCGTACAAGACCCAGACACCGCGCAATACGACGGCATGCCGCGCGCGGCCATCCGAACCGGCTGTGCCGATTCGGTCAGCACCCCGGCCGAGATCGGTCGACGCCTGGACACCATCGGGCGCAGCACTGGCGGGCTGTTTCTACACGAACTACCCAACCGTGATCTGGACGACGATTACACGCGGGTCTGCCGCATCGTGCGCCGCAAGACCGGTTTGCGGCTGGACAACTACAAGCGCGGCACGGTGCTTCGCCGAATTCGTCGCCGTATCGGGATGTCTTCGGCCGCATCGCTGGACGACTACTGCGACCTGCTGGACAACGATGAGGGCGAGGCCCGGCAACTCGCCTCGGATGTGCTGATCCCGGTCACTGCTTTTTTCCGCGATACCGGTGCGTTCAAGGCGATGGCCAAAGCGGTGAAGGAGGTCATGACGGACCGCCCCTCCACCGACATGGTGCGATGCTGGGTGGCGGGCTGCGCCACCGGCGAGGAAGCCTATTCGCTGGCGATTCTTCTTGCCGAGGCACGGCGCGGTCAGCCGGACGCCCCGGACTTCATGATTTTTGTCAGCGATCTAAAGCGCGAGGTCGTCGATGTGGCACGGAGAGGTATCTACCCCGCCGCGGCCCTCGAGCCCATTCCAAAAGAGCTGCGTGACCGCTACTTCGAGCACGTGTCGGACGAGTATCACGCCTCCAAGCTGCTGCGCCGGCGCATGGTGTTCGCAACCCAGAACCTGATCGACGATCCACCGTTCTCGCGGATGGACATGATCACCTGCCGCAATGTGATGATTTATTTCTCGCCCGAGTCGCAGCGACGGGTGCTCGGGATATTCCACTACGCCCTCAACAAGGATGGCATCCTCTTCCTGGGCAAGTCCGAGACGCCCGACAAGTACGGCGAGCTGTACTCGGCCATCGATGCGCGGGCTCGTATCTACCGCCGCGTTGAGGGCGCACGGGCCGAGGACGCCCAGCTGCGCTCGGCGTTCGACCCCACACCGCGGACACCCGCCACCAAACGCCAGCGCGTCGACAGCCAAGCCGAAGCGCTGACAAATGCGGTGCATTCAGCAGCCGTCAAGCTGTTTGCGCCACCCTCGGTGGTGATTGATGACGCGAACCGCCCGGTGCACGTCATCGGCGATGTCTCGCCCTTTGTTGGACTGCCATCCGGGCCGACGCAGTGGAGCGTGTTCGATTTACTCGCCGCGCCGATCTTGGCGGAGGTCCGCGCGATGGTGTTCCGCTGCCGCAGCGAGGGCAGCAGCGTGGAAGGCGGCACCTACACCATCGAGAAAGACAATCAGATGATTGCGTTCTCGCCCTCGGTCCATCAGACCACGATTAATGACGTGCGCTACGTCATCATCGCGTTCCATATCCGGGAAGATGAGGCGTACGGCGCCGGCCGGGGCGACGACGACACCGGCAATGCCATTGCCAACGAACTCGAACGCGAGCTGGCCACCACACGGCTGCATTTGCAGACCGTGCTGGAGGAAGTCGAATCAGCCAACGAAGAGTTGCAAAGCCTGAACGAGGAGCTGCAGTCGTCCAACGAAGAGCTGCAGTCCACGAATGAGGAATTGCAGACCTCCAATGAGGAGATGCAATCCACCAACGAAGAGCTGATGACGGTCAACGACGAACTGGCCGTCAAGAGTGACGAGCTGGCGGGCACGGCCCGCGACCTGGAGATCATCAAGGAGACGCTGAACTTTCCGCTGATCGTGCTCGACGAGAACCAGCGCATTCGTCGCTACAACAGCGCGGCCAGTACAGTGCTCGAACTCGGGTCCATCAAGGAAAGCGCCAACATCCGTAGCGCCGGCTGGACCGTCCAGTTCAAGCAATTGGGCGCCGGACTCGCCAAACTCACCGGCGACGAGGATGAAGCCTCGGTGACACTGGAGTCCGATGACGGTCGCACCTGGCGGGTGCACTCCAGCCGCTACAAGGACAGCGAAAAGACCTTTGGCGGGCACGTCATCACGTTCATGGAGATCAGCGAGGAGCGACGAACAGCCCGGGCCCTGGCGGATCGCGAGGCTTACTACCGCGTGGCCTTCGAGCACAGCGCGGTGGCCATGATTATCACCGAAGCCAATGGCACTATCCGTTCTGCCAATGCCGCACTAACCGCCCTGGTCGGCCGGGACATGGATAGCCTGATCGGCCAGCCGCTCAACACCCTGTTTACCAGCCGACAGAAAAAAGGCATCGAAGGCGCGCTTAAGAGCCTGCGTGGCAATGATTCGGACGCCGCCCGACTGGAAGCAGAACTGGTCACGGCCGATCAATCACGCTGGGTCAGCATCACCATGGCCGCGACGACGGAACTTGAAGACACCGCTCCCTACGTCATTGCCCAGGTTGTGGACATCCACACCGCAAAGCATCGTGAGCGCAAGTTATCGGAAGAATTCACGCGCTTGCGACTGATCAGCGAGCTTTCGCGACTGGTCGCCACGGATACAGCTCCGGCAGACGTGATCCAGCAGGCGGTCGCAAGCCTGTCCGTTGTCTTCGACGACTGCCGCGTCGCCTACGCCGCCGTCACACCGCACTATGCGGCGGTCACGGCGCGCGCCCGACCGGAAGGTACGGAGCCGACACAGGTGACGACCATCCACGGCAATGAGCGCGACAAGTTTGCCCACCAGGCGATGGTGCGCGCGCGCACGCCTGCGGCCTGGGAAGCCACGCCCCTGCCCTGGGAGCTGCTGATACCCCAGCAGACCTTGGCCACCACCCTGGATGTGCCGGTGGTCGTTCACGAAGAGTTGCTAGGCGTGCTGTCGCTGCAATCCGAAGCATCACGCGAGTGGACGCAGTTCGAGTACAGCACGCTAAGCGGCGTGGCCGATCTGCTGTCGCTGGCGTATCGCAACGAGCAGGACGACAAGCATCGCGCCTCACTGGTGCAGGCGCTCTCCGATGAAAAGGAGCGCGTCGAGGTCACGCTGCGGTCCATCGGCGACGGGGTGATTACCACGGACCTAGAGGGGCGCGTGGAATACATGAACCCCACCGCAGAAGATCTCATTGGCACCGCGCTGACCAAGGCGCAGGGCAAGTCACTGTTCAACGTTTACCGCGTGGTGCGTAGTACCGATCAGCGCCCGCTGCCCAACCCTATCGAGCTGTGCCTGCGTACCAAGAGCCTGGTGGAAGACGCCGACCCTGACGCCACACTGGTCTCCGAAAGCGGCCTACGCATCCCCATTGACCACTCCGCAGCCCCCATCCAGGACAGCCAGGGCGAGATGACCGGCGCCGTGCTGGTATTCCGCGATGTCAGCGACGAGCGCATGTTGGCTCGGGAGCTGTCGTACAAGGCGACGCATGATGCGCTCACCGGCCTGGTCAATCGCACCGAGTTCGAACGCCGGCTGCACCAGCTCATCCTCGGCGCAGGCCGTCACGAGGAGCAGCACGTCATGTGCTTCGTCGATCTGGATCGATTCAAGGTCATCAACGACACCTGCGGTCATGCGGCAGGCGACGAGCTGCTTAAGCAGCTTTCGGAGCTGCTGGGGCAGAAACTGCGGCGGTCCGACATGCTGGCCCGCCTGGGCGGCGATGAATTCGGCATTCTGCTCGAGCATTGCACCGTCGAACGGGCCGAGCACATTGCCTCTGAGGCGATCGCCGCGCTCAACGAACTGGACTTCAAGTGGCATGGACGGTCGTTCCAGGTCGGGGCCAGTATTGGCATCGTGACCATCGACCAGAGCAGTGCCAGTATCCCCACCGTCATGAGCCAGGCCGATGCGGCCTGCTACGCAGCCAAGCAACGCGGCCGCAACCAGGTCTGTGTTTATAGCGGCGAAGACATGTCGCATGGCCAGCGCCACGACGAGACCGATCTGCTTCCGCAGATCACCAACGCGCTGGAACAGGACACATTCGTCTTCTACTTCGAGCCGGTCATCTTGTCCGAGCAGCGCGGTAGCGACGAGCCGTTCTATCTCGAATTGACGCTCCGCATGCCTGTCGACGACGGCGCTCCGCCGATGGTCGCCAGCGAGTTCTTGCCGGCCGCAGAGCGATATTTCCTCATGACGGCCATTGATCGCTGGGTGGTTCATCATGCGTTGCGGCAGCTCGCGGCACTGAATTCGGAATCGATCCGCATTGGCATCAATCTGTCCGGCCAAAGCCTGGGCGACGCAACGTTCACCGCTTACGTGCTGGATGAAATCGAGCAGGCCGGCATCAACCCCGCGCAGCTGCTATTCGAAATCACCGAATCAGCGGCGGTCTCATACATCGCCGAGGCCGTCCACTTCATCAAGTCGCTGCGCAAGCTTGGCTGCCGTTTTGCGCTGGATGATTTCGGGACCGGCATGTCCTCCTTCGCCTACCTCCGGGATTTGCCAGTCGACCTGCTCAAAGTCGACAAGCGGTTTGTTCAAGCCAGCCCCGACAGCCCGGTTGATCGGGCACTGATCGAAGCCCAGGTCAACATTGCCAAGGAGCTGGGCATCGAGACCATTGCCGAAGGCGTGGAAACCCAGGAGCAATCGTCGACCCTGCGAGAGTTGGGCGTGGTGTATCAACAGGGGTTCCTACACGCCGACCCGAAGCCGCTCAAGGACTTGTAG